TTTTGCTCCCTACCTATTTTCTTAAATTTCAAAAATCGCTTAATTAAAATCAATCCTTTTATCTAAATTTAGAGTTACAATGGTGTTATTATTTTATAATAAAGGTTGTAAATGGAAAAGATAGTATGGCAAAATAGTATATTTGACGGTGTTACCATCACTAAGCTTTTTGATGGTCCGCATAGCAAAGAGATACGTATAAATTTAGAAAAAGGCGCTGAAATGAAAGAGCATAAGGCGCCTGGAGCGATAATGGTTCAAGTTTTAAGCGGAAAAATAGATTTTAGCGTCGGCGAAGATTCTACGACGCTGAATACGCTTGATATGGTTACGCTTGATCCAAACATTCCTCATGCACTCATTGCACTAGAAAATAGTATCGTAAGACTTAGCTTAAGCAAAAATGACGATGTAAGTCGAGTATTTAAGGTTTTAAGATCTTGAGATATCAGCTTCTTAGGTATTAAAATTCGCCAAACGCCTAAGCATAGCGGGCGCGAAAATCATCGGCACCAGCGCGCGCACGATCGACGTCGCCGAGGATAGAAAGAAATTTAGCGAATTTATCTCTAAAATAGGCGTCAAACAGCCGCGAAACGACACTGCGACAAGCGAAAAAGAGGCGCTAGAAAAGGCCGCGGCTATCGGCTATCCGGTGCTCGTGCGCCCTAGCTACGTGCTTGGCGGCCGCGCGATGAGGCGGGTGCATAGCGATGAGGAGCTACGCCTATACATGAGCGAGGCGGTCAAGGTCAGTAACCACTCGCCAGTACTAATCGATAAATTTTTACAAGACGCCGTAGAGCTTGACGTAGACGCGATCAGCGACGGCAAGGACATCTATATCGGCGCCGTGATGCAGCACATCGAGGAGGCGGGCATCCACAGCGGCGACAGCGCGTGCATACTGCCTCCGCTAAATTTGACCGCGCAGATGATCGAAAAGGTAGAAAACCAAACCCGCGATATCGCGCTAAATTTGGGCGTCGTTGGACTTATGAATATCCAGTTTGCCATCTACGAAAACAAGCAAAGCGACGGCGAAGCCGATGTTTCTGAGGGAAGCGAAGCGACCGGGCAGAACGAGCTTTTCATGATCGAGGTAAACCCGCGCGCCAGCCGCACCGTGCCGTTTGTGAGCAAGGCCACCGGCGTGCCGATGGCAAAGGTCGCCACGCGCGTGATGTGGCAAGGAAATTTGCGCGAGGCGCTTAAATTTTACGATAACTACGGCGCGGTTTACGAGGAGCGCGGCATACTCAAGCCTCGCGTGAAAAATCACGTCTGCGTAAAAGAAGCAGTATTCCCGTTTAACAAACTCTCGGGCGCGGATCTAATCCTGGGTCTTGAGATGAAAAGTACGGGCGAGGTCATGGCGTAAAATAGCGCG
The window above is part of the uncultured Campylobacter sp. genome. Proteins encoded here:
- a CDS encoding cupin domain-containing protein, encoding MEKIVWQNSIFDGVTITKLFDGPHSKEIRINLEKGAEMKEHKAPGAIMVQVLSGKIDFSVGEDSTTLNTLDMVTLDPNIPHALIALENSIVRLSLSKNDDVSRVFKVLRS